The following is a genomic window from Desulfuromonadaceae bacterium.
GCGCGGCGCGACTCGCGGAGAAAAATCCGGCACGACTGTAAACCACCGCCATGACGATTTCATCGCGACCGTCGTTATCGGCGTCGGCGACTTCAAAATCGGACAGATAGCCCGCCTCTTTTTGGGTTGACCAGCTCTCCTGCAAGGCGTAACCATCCCAGCTCATCGCCACCACCCGACTCGATTCAAACTCCAGGCTGTGACTGAGCGTTCTCGAACCATCATTCTGCGGCACCAGCACCATATCGCCATACTGCATCATATCCCCTTGCAGAGGGGTTTGATGATATTCGACACCGCCGACAATGAACATCTCGCGAATAATATTGCGCTCGGTGCCGCCATACTTTGCAGCACTTTCCCACACCACCTCGCCGGCCGCGTCGAGTACCCGGAGCTGATCGCTCGGCGTCAGCAAGGCGGTTACCTGCGAGCCACCGGGGATCGGCAGCGCGCCGTAAAGACTTCTTCCCGCTGCCAGCCCGGCGTCTTCATTCCCCGCAATCAACCCAGCGGAAGCGACGTTAAGAGTGACGACCTTTTCACTGAAAGGGTTGGTGGTGTCACCCAATGGCTGCCCCAGCAGTTTTTTCTGCCCACCGGTCGTAACCACCCGGAACATCCACGGGAGGGCGGTGATATCGATCTGATATGTACCGGCACGATAAACCACCCGTAACGAATGCATGATGCCATCGCGCGTGGCGGTGACATAGAGCTCGGCTTGACCGTCGCCATCGAGATCGATGGCATCAACTGCCAATATTTTTACCCGCCGTGGCGCGGGAATTTCGCCAAGCGGCGTGAATGCTCCCCCGGCAAGTTGCATGATGACGATCTTGTCGTGATAACCGACAGCGATTTCCTGACGTTTGTCGCCATCAAAATCCGCCACCGCCACCCCGTTCGGAGCCCCCTTCAGCGGCGGACTGTGCACCACCCCCTGAGTTGACAACGACCTGCCGGTGTCGACCGGGACCAACCCAGTCGGCAGGGTCGCTGCTGCCGGTGCCAGCACCGCGGGGGTCACGCTTGATACCGCAACTTTCGCTAGCGGGTAGCTTCCGCGCAGGGTG
Proteins encoded in this region:
- a CDS encoding VCBS repeat-containing protein; translated protein: PRQAVVVMQVGDEYLIDKDATAGVRVGDLFSTIRPGKSVVHPLTGEILGSLDELLGVVRVTRIKPGYAYVQAVGTPHPYAPGDNLQRFAQIPAMVTGGTAEAVRTLQAALPQFEWLGETEQSSPRLPAGLAKPLLVFVFAGGQLSVRDDQGTLRGSYPLAKVAVSSVTPAVLAPAAATLPTGLVPVDTGRSLSTQGVVHSPPLKGAPNGVAVADFDGDKRQEIAVGYHDKIVIMQLAGGAFTPLGEIPAPRRVKILAVDAIDLDGDGQAELYVTATRDGIMHSLRVVYRAGTYQIDITALPWMFRVVTTGGQKKLLGQPLGDTTNPFSEKVVTLNVASAGLIAGNEDAGLAAGRSLYGALPIPGGSQVTALLTPSDQLRVLDAAGEVVWESAAKYGGTERNIIREMFIVGGVEYHQTPLQGDMMQYGDMVLVPQNDGSRTLSHSLEFESSRVVAMSWDGYALQESWSTQKEAGYLSDFEVADADNDGRDEIVMAVVYSRAGFFSASRAALLVYELP